The following coding sequences lie in one Manis javanica isolate MJ-LG chromosome X, MJ_LKY, whole genome shotgun sequence genomic window:
- the LOC118973666 gene encoding melanoma-associated antigen 10-like, producing MAGPPPKRRRYLPEEGLPTLTETQGLVGAQDPGATEEVASSSSSMCSASSPYSPSCCLVISSGEEEVSMVSPTPSPVQGPERACPSPTASASVPPTKSDGGSSSAMEEVLGTLQSLPRARFFPRIVIHDKAAQLVAVLLLKYHTKEPTTRAELLEVLGQDHQDQFPVIFSCVSECLQLAFGIDVEEGDPSDHSYILVTAPGLTYSRKLSYEQSLPMSSLLLFLLSIIFMGGGSAPEEKVWEMLGVIGIFPRREHVIFGDPRELIAQVWVKEQYLEYQQVPDSNPARFHMLWGRRACMENHMVKVLEGMAKVKVSTPNASLTCYEEAL from the coding sequence ATGGCTGGTCCTCCCCCGAAGCGACGGCGCTACCTGCCCGAGGAAGGCCTTCCGACCCTCACGGAGACCCAGGGCCTCGTGGGTGCACAGGACCCTGGGGCGACAGAGGAggttgcttcctcctcctcctccatgtgCTCCGCCTCCTCCCCCTACTCCCCCTCTTGCTGTCTTGTTATCTCAAGCGGTGAGGAAGAGGTTTCTATGGTTTCACCAACCCCGAGTCCCGTTCAGGGCCCTGAgcgtgcctgcccctcccccactgcctctgCCTCCGTGCCACCCACAAAATCCGATGGTGGCTCCAGCAGCGCAATGGAGGAGGTTCTGGGCACTTTGCAGTCCCTGCCAAGAGCTAGATTCTTTCCCAGAATCGTGATTCACGACAAGGCAGCGCAGCTGGTGGCCGTCCTGCTCCTCAAGTACCAcaccaaggagccaaccacgAGGGCGGAGCTGCTGGAGGTGCTGGGCCAGGATCACCAGGACCAGTTCCCTGTGATCTTCAGCTGCGTCTCCGAGTGCTTGCAGCTGGCCTTTGGCATCGACGTGGAGGAAGGGGATCCCAGCGACCACTCCTACATCCTGGTCACAGCCCCGGGCCTCACCTACAGCAGGAAGCTGAGCTATGAGCAGAGCCTGCCCATGAGCAGCCTCCTGCTGTTTCTCCTCAGCATAATCTTCATGGGGGGTGGCTCGGCCCCTGAGGAAAAGGTGTGGGAAATGCTGGGTGTCATAGGGATATTTCCCAGAAGGGAGCACGTCATCTTCGGGGACCCCAGGGAGCTCATCGCCCAGGTCTGGGTGAAGGAGCAGTACCTGGAGTACCAGCAGGTGCCCGACAGCAATCCCGCTCGCTTCCACATGCTCTGGGGCCGCAGGGCATGCATGGAGAACCACATGGTGAAAGTCCTGGAGGGTATGGCCAAGGTCAAAGTTAGCACCCCTAATGCCTCTCTGACCTGCTATGAGGAGGCTTTGTGA
- the LOC118973667 gene encoding melanoma-associated antigen 11-like yields the protein MDLGARSEEHELEEALQELREAQGLEGAPRFWAEEGQESAPSSISTLSASASVALYSGPLKEANATERPSPPQSPPQAQPLPQAMPAPLGNQSPANHSRSQGDEAPGDTTVSLQDALRRKEMQLVAFLLLNHASWCLQGAFGIDIKEVDPKSHSYVLVPTLGLTWDGVTEEQHLPKTGLLALLLGVILLQGGRVPGEEVWGVLSVAGMCPGREHFIYGEPRELITGVWVQEQYLEYRQVPDSDPSL from the exons ATGGATCTGGGTGCCAGGAGTGAGGAGCATGAGCTGGAGGAGGCCCTGCAGGAGCTGAGAGAAGCCCAGGGCTTGGAGGGGGCCCCTCGGTTCTGGGCCGAGGAGGGCCAGGAGTCGGCCCCATCCTCCATTTCGACCTTGTCGGCCTCTGCCTCTGTTGCCCTGTACTCAGGGCCCCTAAAGGAGGCGAACGCCACTGAGAGACCAAGTCCACCCCAGAGCCCTCCTCAGGCACAGCCCTTGCCCCAGGCCATGCCAGCACCCCTGGGGAACCAGTCCCCTGCCAATCACTCCCGCAGCCAGGGGGACGAGGCCCCAGGGGACACCACGGTCTCCCTCCAAGATGCGCTGCGCAGGAAGGAGATGCAACTGgtggccttcctgctcctcaa CCATGCCTCCTGGTGCTTGCAGGGTGCCTTTGGCATAGACATAAAGGAAGTAGATCCCAAAAGCCACTCCTATGTCCTGGTCCCCACCCTGGGCCTCACCTGGGATGGGGTGACCGAAGAGCAGCACCTCCCCAAGACCGGCCTCCTGGCACTGCTCCTGGGCGTGATCCTCCTGCAGGGTGGCCGGGTCCCTGGGGAGGAAGTGTGGGGAGTGCTGAGTGTTGCGGGCATGTGTCCTGGGAGGGAGCACTTCATCTATGGGGAGCCCAGGGAGCTCATCACCGGGGTCTGGGTGCAGGAGCAGTACCTGGAGTACCGGCAGGTGCCCGACAGCGATCCCTCGCTGTGA